One Equus quagga isolate Etosha38 chromosome 5, UCLA_HA_Equagga_1.0, whole genome shotgun sequence genomic window carries:
- the NT5C1B gene encoding cytosolic 5'-nucleotidase 1B, translated as MSQTSLKQKKKNESGTKYSKDNLETERRRDSEKSGARLSTQMRRAVKPNHSLRCCAMRGHLSCRHCLSAAEGTVLLGPCRTIRIYIHMCLLWEQGRQITMIRGSQEISVPKTDSRGYLVRNQWSRTSRSASIRAPSVDENRSKTASLKLELPNSSTTSRTSSTSLSQQELPQQLSAQPSPPTPPMSLDPSPPTPPETQPKNGSRRSSKMHENPEAWAHGIVRDVRDSRDTQQPREYQRTPPTEWKSYAQRRALYPTQEDRDCVTDMLRKREEEDDDEAYWSSVKMLYEKTPSCSRPRPPKPKHAITIAVSSRALFNMVDGRKIYEEEGLEKYMEYQLTNENVILTPGPAFRFVKALQHVNCRLRELYPDEQDLFDIVLMTNNHAQVGVRLINSVNHYGLLIDRFCLTGGKSPIGYLKAYLTNLYLSADSEKVQEAIQEGIASATMFDGAKDIAYCDTQLRVAFDGDAVLFSDESDHIAKEHGLDKFFQHEALFENKPLAQGPLKGFLEDLGRLQKKFYAKDERLLCPIRTYLVTARSAASSGARVLKTLRRWGLEIDEALFLAGAPKGPILVKIRPHIFFDDQMFHIQGAQKFGTVTAHVPYGISQKMNT; from the exons ATGAGTCAAACatctctgaaacagaaaaagaaa AATGAAAGTGGAACGAAGTACTCAAAAGACAAtctagaaacagagagaagaagggattCTGAGAAGTCGGGAGCTCGTCTGAGCACACAG ATGAGGCGTGCAGTCAAACCGAATCACTCGCTGAGATGTTGCGCCATGCGGGGTCACCTGTCGTGTAGACACTGCCTTAGTGCAGCTGAGGGAACAGTACTTCTTGGCCCCTGCCGCACAATACGTATTTATATTCACATGTGCCTGTTGTGGGAGCAGGGCCGGCAGATCACCATGATAAGG GGATCACAAGAAATATCAGTGCCGAAGACAGACTCTCGAGGGTACCTTGTGCGAAATCAGTGGTCCCGAACTTCACGGAGCGCATCCATCAGAGCTCCATCAGTAGATGAGAACAGAAGCAAGACAGCCAGTCTTAAG CTTGAG CTCCCCAATAGCTCCACGACCTCCCGGACTTCATCCACCTCCCTTAGCCAGCAAGAGTTGCCACAGCAGCTGTCGGCACAGCCCTCACCGCCCACACCTCCCATGTCTCTCGACCCGAGTCCTCCCACGCCCCCGGAGACCCAGCCCAAGAATGGGTCCCGGCGCAGCTCCAAGATGCATGAGAATCCCGAAGCCTGGGCTCACGGCATCGTACGGGACGTCCGGGACTCCCGGGACACGCAGCAGCCCCGGGAATATCAGCGCACGCCCCCCACCGAATGGAAGTCCTATGCCCAGCGTAGGGCACTCTATCCAACCCAGGAGGACCGCGACTGTGTGACCGACATGCTCCGGAAGCGAGAAGAGGAGGACGACGACGAAGCCTACTGGTCATCCGTGAAGATGCTGTATGAGAAGACACCAAGCTGCTCGCGCCCCAGGCCG CCCAAACCGAAGCATGCCATCACCATCGCTGTCTCGTCCAGGGCACTCTTCAACATGGTGGATGGCAGGAAAATCTACGAAGAAGAGGGTCTGGAAAAGTATATGGAGTATCAACTCACCAATGAGAACGTCATCTTGACCCCAGGGCCCGCGTTCCGCTTTGTCAAG GCACTGCAGCATGTCAACTGTAGACTCCGTGAGCTGTATCCTGATGAACAGGACTTATTTGATATTGTACTGATGACTAATAACCATGCCCAAGTGGGAGTGCGGCTTATAAACAGCGTCAATCACTACG GATTACTAATTGACCGCTTCTGTCTGACTGGTGGAAAAAGCCCCATTGGCTATTTGAAGGCATATCTTACCAACTTGTATCTTTCTGCGGATTCTGAAAAAGTACAAGAAGCAATACAAGAAG GAATCGCCTCTGCAACAATGTTTGATGGAGCCAAAGACATAGCTTACTGTGACACACAGCTCCGCGTGGCCTTTGATGGGGACGCTGTCCTCTTCTCTGATGAGTCTGATCATATTGCCAAGGAGCACGGGCTGGACAAATTCTTTCAACATGAAGCACTGTTTGAGAATAAGCCTCTTGCTCAG GGTCCCTTGAAAGGCTTTCTGGAAGATTTAGGCAGACTGCAAAAGAAGTTTTATGCCAAAGACGAACGGTTACTTTGCCCTATCAGGACCTACCTGGTTACAGCCAGGAGTGCAGCCAGTTCAGGCGCCCGCGTGCTGAAAACCCTTCGCCGATGGGGTCTAGAAATAGATGAAGCTCTTTTCCTTGCTGGAGCTCCTAAAGGTCCCATCTTGGTGAAGATAAGGCCTCACATCTTCTTTGATGACCAAATGTTCCACATTCAAGGGGCACAGAAATTCGGCACCGTCACAGCTCATGTACCTTATGGCATTAGTCAAAAAATGAACACTTAG